From a single Alloactinosynnema sp. L-07 genomic region:
- a CDS encoding DNA alkylation repair protein produces MADTTRAEVMAELAALEDPKARVVNERHGDDHGVNLSKLRALAKRLKTQQELARGLWETGDTAARLLAILICRPKAFERDELDAMLREARTPKVHDWLVNYVVKKTAHVEYLRLAWFADPDPVVASAGWALTTERVAKKPEGLDLAGLLDLIEAEMKDAPDRLQWAMNHCLAQIGIEHARHRARALAIGERLEVLKDYPTPPNCTSPFAPIWITEMVRRQHAK; encoded by the coding sequence GTGGCGGACACGACGCGGGCCGAGGTGATGGCCGAGCTGGCCGCGCTTGAGGACCCCAAGGCACGCGTGGTGAATGAGCGACACGGTGACGATCACGGTGTGAACCTCAGCAAACTGCGCGCGCTCGCGAAGCGGCTGAAGACGCAGCAGGAACTCGCGCGCGGGCTCTGGGAGACCGGCGACACCGCGGCAAGGCTGCTCGCGATCCTGATCTGCCGCCCGAAGGCGTTCGAACGCGACGAACTGGACGCCATGCTGCGCGAGGCCCGCACCCCCAAGGTGCACGACTGGCTCGTGAACTATGTCGTGAAGAAGACCGCACACGTCGAATACCTGCGCCTGGCCTGGTTCGCCGACCCGGATCCAGTGGTCGCGAGCGCGGGCTGGGCACTGACAACCGAGCGCGTGGCGAAGAAGCCAGAGGGCCTCGACCTCGCCGGACTGCTCGACCTCATCGAGGCGGAGATGAAAGACGCCCCGGACCGCCTGCAATGGGCGATGAACCACTGCCTGGCCCAGATCGGGATCGAGCATGCTCGACACCGCGCCCGCGCACTCGCCATCGGTGAGCGCTTGGAGGTGCTCAAGGACTACCCGACGCCG